In Campylobacter sp. MIT 12-8780, the genomic window ATTTTTTTGCTCATTAAGCTGAGTTAAAAGCATATTACCTTTATACCTAAGCTCTTCTTGAAGCTTTGTTTCAAGATCGTTAAATCCTTGCGTAAAATTATCTATAAGTTCATTTAAAGCTTGTTCAAGTTGAGCCCTATTTTGAGTGAGCTTATTATATATTGTATTGATTTTTGAAAAAGTAAGTTCGCGTTTATCTAAAACTCCATTTAAAATTTGTTTGATCTGCTTTAAAAAATGCTCGCTTTGATTTTGCAAAAACTGCATTTGCTCTTTGCATTCAAAAAAGTCAAATTCATACTCTTTATTTTCTTGAGCTTCAAAGCTTGAAGATGAAGCAATAAAGATATTTTTATGTTTAAAACTTATACCAAGTTTTTGCATCAATTCCTTTGCCTGAGGGCTGATTTTAAGATGATTTAAATGATGATAATAGGCACTAAAAAGCAAATCTTTTTCGTAAAATGAAAGCTCTAAATTATCAATTTTTTCTAAATTTTCATTGAATTTATCGACAAAATGAGCCAAATCAAGCCTTGTTAAAACTCATCATTTTTGCAAGATAATCATCAAATATTTTGATATTTTCTCTCATTTTTGGTAAGGCATTGAGCTTGTATTCTTGAGTGCTTTTTAAAGCCTCTAAAACATCATCAAAAGCGACTTTGAGCTTATCCATATCAAGCACTGCCTCGCTTGCTCCTTCTTGTATAGCTTTAGCTTGCTCTTTAAGCTCCTTTGCATTGTGCGCGATTAGATCACTTGTTTGTTCATTTATACCTTGCACAGCCTCTAAAACGCGTTTTTGTTGCTCTAAACCTTGAGAAGTGATGATGGCTACGCTTAAGGCATTAAGTGTTACAGCCTTTGTTCTTTCAACAGCATTGATAAGTTCTTTATTATTATTTATCAGCGTTTTTATCGCAAGCTCGCCTTGAGTATGCACAGCAATTTGCTGGCTTAAATCTATGATTTTTTGTTTCAAAATAAACAAAATTTGTTTTTCAAATTCTGTTTTTAATTCATTTTCAAGCTCTAAAAGCTTGTTTTGGGCATACACATCAGCTTCTTTTACAAGGGCAAGTTTTTCTTGCAAAAGCTTGCTTAAATCTGCATTTT contains:
- a CDS encoding toxic anion resistance protein, translated to MSNALIQSLDTALNEKKLTRDIIDEFDQEEKRLSNALCENIKGNVAHFEQSDSFIFDALSKIKENIDAINPHNFKLSFFDKIFGKQSQKFKRYFEKFNSNKSFLDQLLNKLEEGKQILLRDNIALELEAQKNADLSKLLQEKLALVKEADVYAQNKLLELENELKTEFEKQILFILKQKIIDLSQQIAVHTQGELAIKTLINNNKELINAVERTKAVTLNALSVAIITSQGLEQQKRVLEAVQGINEQTSDLIAHNAKELKEQAKAIQEGASEAVLDMDKLKVAFDDVLEALKSTQEYKLNALPKMRENIKIFDDYLAKMMSFNKA